ACCAGCTGGGTAAAACACTGGTTGAAGACTTTGCGTATTTTGCAAGTTTAGTGTTCCTGCATCAGTCCAGGTTACATTATCAGTACTTAACTGAAGATTCACTTCATTTGGTTTCCCATTATCCCCACTCTGTCTTGCTAAGAAAGATAAACCATGAAATGTTTTTACCTCACCTAAATCTATTGTTAAAGAATGAGGAGGACTAGCTGTACCATTTTGCCATTGAGAATGCCAAAAGGTACTATTAACACCATCTAAAACAAAAATTGCTCTACCATTATTAGGCCCTTCGCCATTGGCTTCCTGTGATGAGAAACCCACTATAGAGAATTTTGACCTGTCGAAATTAGGATAATCAGCTAAATCTGGTAAAGCCCTTACCACATAATATACCGTTTTAAGTGATCCCTTAACCTTAACACTTTGGCAAGACATGGTAATTGGCAACAAATACGTAGTAAAAGCATCCATTGCTCCTACTCCAGTTGCCTTAAAGTTAATCTTTAAAGGCGTAGTGCTTAATCCACCCTTTGGAATAACAGCACTTGTAGCCGATAGTGTATAAGAACTTGATGGCAATATCTGATAAGTAGTTTTGTTAGCTGTATTATATGTTGCTACTAACGAATTATCAACTTCAAAAGATACTGGAATATCTGATTCAGGATAACCATACCCGCCATAATCAGCACCAAAAACCGCAGTTTGCACAAGGTTGTCTTTTACTTTTAGATTTGTGGTTACCGCACCATTAACTCCTTGAGGCATGTAAACATTAACATAGTTTGCTAGGGGCTGGTCGGGAAGATCTACTTCATCCTTACAGCCATACCAAGAGGCCGAACTTATTAACCCTAAAAGGATAAATAGTATTTTATATTTTTTTTGAGTTGTCATGACTAAAAATTTAATTATAAGGAAATTTTACCAGCCCGGATTTTGAACCACAAGCTTTGCTCTATCCATCTCGTATTGTCTAATTGGAAAGAAATATGATGCTGGGCTACGGAATAAATGTGTACTTGCCACTACTCTTTTATAGAAAGTATCATCATTTTTATTAACATCCATACCATGCATATCACCCATTACTTGGGCAGCAATTTTCCAACGTCTAACATCAAACCAACGATGTGATTCAAAGGCCAATTCAATTCTACGTTCTTGCCAAATACGAGAACGCATGGTTGCCTGATCTGAAGGAGCAGGTAAGTTTACACTGCCATATTGAGGTACACCAGCACGTTCGCGAATTTTATTAAGGTATATTAAAATATCTGCGTTGCCTGGAGAAAACTCATTAAGTGCTTCAACATAATTTAAATAAACCTCTGCTAACCTAAATAAACATAAAGTACGGGTTGCTCTAGTTCCATTACCTCCAGAACCATTATTTGTTGTTGGATTAACATTCTTCCTTACCAAGTAACCTGTTTTCGTAAAATCGGTTGCGTGTCCGTTTTTACCGCTTCCGCCTAAGAAAAAGAATGAAATTGGAGCTGCTGCACTCATGTTACCTCCTTGAAAAATGCTATTGTTATAAGTTACAGAAGCATAGAAACGAGGTTCACGATTTAAATACATGTTATAAACCTTAACGTTATTTACAGTTGTAAACCCTATTTCTGAATATAATGCAGATTCGGAAATTGTTTTACCATCGTTCATGAAATATGCGTCAACCTGCTCTTGTGTTACACCAAGTCCATTCCACCCCCCAGCTTGGCGAGGCATACTGTGTGTATCGTAATCTGCTAACTGATTTGTTTTTCTAGAGAATATCTGTTCTGAATTCCATTGCTGAGAAAATATGCCTTGATAAGATTTTATAGGGTCGTTACTTGCATCTTTATATAGGTTATAAAGACCAAGATCAATTACGGCTTTAGCAGCATCGGCAGCTCTTTTCCATTTTTGTGCATCGTATGTTTGATTGATAAGTACCTTTCCATCTTTGTTCTTGAAATTTGCAAAATCGGTATTACCATTAAATTCAGGACTTGCAGCATATAATAATAGCCTTGCTTTTACGGCCAGCGCCATACCAACTGTAGCACGACCAAATTCGTTATTACTTGGCTGACCATTGCTTGATGGAACATTTGGTAATACAGCGGCAGCTTTTTCTAATTCGCTAACCACGTAATTAACACATTCATCATAACTGCTACGTGGGAACTGCATTTCAGCCGATTCTATGTCAACTGGAATCTCCGTTTCGCCCATTAGTACCACTGGTCCGTATTGACGCATTAATAAGAAATAGTAATATGCCCTTAAAAAGCGTGCTTCAGCTTTGTATTGATCTATTAATTTTTGCCCATTCAATGCAAGTATCTCGGCATTTCCATCTATATGATTTAAGAAATAGGTTGCTGAACGGATACCCTTGTAATAATATCCCCATCTGTCGAACAAGGCATTACTAGCGCCGATGTTGCCAATATTTAAACTGTAATTAGCGTATTTAGACCAAGTAACATCAACTTCATCAGAATTCCCTTCCCAAGGAGTGTTTTCCCAGATGTTTGAGATATCGTCTACATAGCTGTATACATTTGCCAAAAATTGTTCAGATGGACCTTTCTTTTGAAACACCTGATTAATGGTAATCCTGTCATTGGGTACTTGATCAAGATATTTTTTACAGCCAGAGTTAAATAGTAATGTTATAGCAAACATTACCGTGCTGATTTTAATAATTTTATTTTTCATCTCTTTAAATTTATCCTAGGTTATTTAAATGTGGCTTTAATACCAAGATTATACGTTTTTAATAAAGGATAGTTAGCCCCTTTACCATCACCTAACTCAACATCCCATAACTTAAAGTCACTAGAAGTCCAAAGGTTATAACCAATAAAGTATATACTTAAGTTAGACATACCTGTTTTTTTAAGCCAGTTTGATTTTGCAAAATCATAGCTTAATTGAGCTGTTTGTAAGCGTAAAAAAGCTCCATTTCTAACCCACCAATCACTATTTGCATAGTTCATGTTATCGTTACCGTAAGTAAGTCTTGGATACATCGCATCTTGTCTAGGGTTTTCTGGTGTCCATCTATCAGTAATTTGTTTAAGTAAATTACCTCTTTCACCACCTTGACTAAATGGCTGTAAACCATCACCATTAAGACTGATATCTACATTACTAATTCCTTTAAACCATGCTGATATTGCGAAACCCTTATAGTTAATTGTTGGACCAAAACCATAAACGATTTCCGGTATGCTTCCATACCCAATTGGCCCTTGATCAAAACCATCAATTCTGCCATCGCCATTTAAATCTTTATATTTAATATCACCAGCTTTATTGGTTCCAGTTTGGTAAGGACTATTAGCCACATCGTCAGCACTTGTAAATAGACCTAAAGAAGTATAGCCAAAACGTTGCCCATATTTACGACCAATACGTTGTTGCCAAGGAAAAGGCCAAGGTGCATTTGCATCATTAATTACCATGGCTCTTGTCCAGGTTAACGATCCCCTAAAACCCAATTGCCAATCGTTACCAATACGTTTGTTATAATCAATAGTTCCTTCAACACCACGATTGTGAATTTCTCCTAAGTTTGCGAAAGGTAGTTTTCTAATACCTACAGACTCAGGTACATCTCCACGTTCGCGGAAAATACCGGTTCTATACTCTTGAAATACATCTGCTGTAATTGATAAGTCATTATTAAGCGTTTTAATCTCAAGACCAAGGTTTTGTTTAGTTGCTTTTTCCCAAGCTACACCTACAGCATAATCGCCAATATCATAACCAGTAATGTTTTGGTCTAGGCCATTACCAAATGAATAGTTACCATTACCACCATCAACTGTACCGATGTAAGCAAAACGACGACCACCAATGCTACTGTTACCCACTTGTCCCCAAGAATACCTGATTTTAGCAAACTGTATGATATTTTTTATTGGTTCAAAGAATTTTTCCTGAGATAATACCCATCCCACACTAAAAGCAGGGAAAAAACCAAAACGATCTCCAGGTGCAAATGTTTCTGAACCATTATAACCAAAGTTAATATCAGCAAGATATTTGTTATCATAAGCATAAGTAGCACGACCTGCAGCACCTAAGTAACGATATGGAATAGACGCAATAAAATCTCCTGCAAAGGCATCCACTCTATCTTGTGCATTAAAAATAGTCATTGCACCAACAGTATGTTTGCCGAAATTACGAGAATAATTGATCTGGGCTTCTGTAGAAAATTGTCTAGTACCACCATTGGTTCTGCCATAGCCAAGGAAACTCGTACCATTTGAAACCTTATCTAATACAAGAGCACCAGTAGTCGCATTACGACCCGAAGCTAAATAACCATCAACACTTTTAGTTCTTTGAATATTGTGTGAATTATAATTATCAAAAGAGAACATCGCAGTTGCAGACAGCCCTTTTAGTATCATTGCTAAATCTTGTGTTACCCTAATGTTACTCCATAATTGACTTCTAAATTCTGTAACATAACCAGTTTGAGTTAATAAAGTATATGGGTTGGCAATGTCACCTGTTCTTATTGCAGAATTTAAACCATTTGAATAAACTTTAGGGATCAAAATTGGAGGCATAATATAAGCAGAACCCCATATTGATTCATTTGAACTTCCAGGATAATTCCCGTTGCTGATCCAGCCTGATGCTCCAAAATCTACCTTAGTTGTTTTAGTAACATTAAGTGTAAGATTAGAAGTGAAATTGTACCTGGTAAATTTAATAGCAGAATTATAGCTTGCCAATTCATCGGTTTTAAATAGACCTTCTTCATCATAATATCCTAATGAAAGATAATATTGAGCATTTTCTGAGCCACCATTTGCATTTACTCTTGCCCTACGGTTTTGTCCGGTTTTGTTAAATAATTCATCAAACCAGTTTACATTAGGGTATAGATCTGGATCTACCCCTGAAGCAGTTTTGCTAATTCTATCAGCAGAATATTTTGGGTTTGGATCGGCTGGATTGCTGCTTTTATAGGCTTCGTTTGCAATTTGCAAATACGTAACCCCATCAGCAAATTCTGGAATATTAGTAAATTCCGTTACACCTTGATCATACTGTACATTTATAAGTGGCTTTCCTGTTTTACCTTTTTTAGTTTCAATAAGGATTACACCGTTTGCGCCACGCACACCATAAACTGCAGTAGCAGATGCATCTTTAAGAATACTAAAACTTGCGATATCCTCTGGGTCTATATTAGCAAACTCCCTTTGTACACCATCTACAAGTATCAATGGGCTACTACTGGTAAAAGTAGATATACCCCTGATATAAATTTCGGAGTTATCATAACCTGGTTGCCCACTACGTTGTACACCAATAACACCTGCAACACGACCAGCCAAAACGTTAGTAAGGTTGGCTACAGGCTGTTTTAAATCTTCGGCTTTTACTGTACTTATTGCACCAGATAAGGTTATCTTTTTCTGTTGTCCGTAAGCCACAATAACTGTTTCATCAAGTGTAGTAGAGGCTTCTTTAAGTGTTACATTGATTGTTTTACGTCCGTTTACAGCAACCTCTTGCGCAACAAAGCCAACATAAGAAAAAGTTAAGGTACCATTGCCATTTGCAATTCCAATAACATAAGTACCATCTGTATTTGTAGTAGATGAAGCTGTTCCTGTTTTTGATTTAACAGAAACTCCTGGTACTCCAGCTCCTGTTTCATCAGTTACCTTGCCAGTTATTTGAAATGTTTGGGCGAAAATTTCTGTTGCCGGAATTAAAAGTCCTAGCAACAGAACTAGTTTTAAAGCCAAAAAGAATTTCGGCTTGATGGGAAAATGTTTTCCACATCGAAAGAGAGTAAATTTTTTACACATTTTAGTTAGGTTTATTTAATATTTGGTTAGGTATTGTTGTTCTGAGCTTATTATCGTAGGTTTTTAATAATAAGCTCAGA
The sequence above is drawn from the Pedobacter frigiditerrae genome and encodes:
- a CDS encoding TonB-dependent receptor → MLGLLIPATEIFAQTFQITGKVTDETGAGVPGVSVKSKTGTASSTTNTDGTYVIGIANGNGTLTFSYVGFVAQEVAVNGRKTINVTLKEASTTLDETVIVAYGQQKKITLSGAISTVKAEDLKQPVANLTNVLAGRVAGVIGVQRSGQPGYDNSEIYIRGISTFTSSSPLILVDGVQREFANIDPEDIASFSILKDASATAVYGVRGANGVILIETKKGKTGKPLINVQYDQGVTEFTNIPEFADGVTYLQIANEAYKSSNPADPNPKYSADRISKTASGVDPDLYPNVNWFDELFNKTGQNRRARVNANGGSENAQYYLSLGYYDEEGLFKTDELASYNSAIKFTRYNFTSNLTLNVTKTTKVDFGASGWISNGNYPGSSNESIWGSAYIMPPILIPKVYSNGLNSAIRTGDIANPYTLLTQTGYVTEFRSQLWSNIRVTQDLAMILKGLSATAMFSFDNYNSHNIQRTKSVDGYLASGRNATTGALVLDKVSNGTSFLGYGRTNGGTRQFSTEAQINYSRNFGKHTVGAMTIFNAQDRVDAFAGDFIASIPYRYLGAAGRATYAYDNKYLADINFGYNGSETFAPGDRFGFFPAFSVGWVLSQEKFFEPIKNIIQFAKIRYSWGQVGNSSIGGRRFAYIGTVDGGNGNYSFGNGLDQNITGYDIGDYAVGVAWEKATKQNLGLEIKTLNNDLSITADVFQEYRTGIFRERGDVPESVGIRKLPFANLGEIHNRGVEGTIDYNKRIGNDWQLGFRGSLTWTRAMVINDANAPWPFPWQQRIGRKYGQRFGYTSLGLFTSADDVANSPYQTGTNKAGDIKYKDLNGDGRIDGFDQGPIGYGSIPEIVYGFGPTINYKGFAISAWFKGISNVDISLNGDGLQPFSQGGERGNLLKQITDRWTPENPRQDAMYPRLTYGNDNMNYANSDWWVRNGAFLRLQTAQLSYDFAKSNWLKKTGMSNLSIYFIGYNLWTSSDFKLWDVELGDGKGANYPLLKTYNLGIKATFK
- a CDS encoding BT_3987 domain-containing protein, yielding MTTQKKYKILFILLGLISSASWYGCKDEVDLPDQPLANYVNVYMPQGVNGAVTTNLKVKDNLVQTAVFGADYGGYGYPESDIPVSFEVDNSLVATYNTANKTTYQILPSSSYTLSATSAVIPKGGLSTTPLKINFKATGVGAMDAFTTYLLPITMSCQSVKVKGSLKTVYYVVRALPDLADYPNFDRSKFSIVGFSSQEANGEGPNNGRAIFVLDGVNSTFWHSQWQNGTASPPHSLTIDLGEVKTFHGLSFLARQSGDNGKPNEVNLQLSTDNVTWTDAGTLNLQNTQSLQPVFYPAGFNKQARYFKVTINSSYGSNVTHLAELYAF
- a CDS encoding RagB/SusD family nutrient uptake outer membrane protein produces the protein MKNKIIKISTVMFAITLLFNSGCKKYLDQVPNDRITINQVFQKKGPSEQFLANVYSYVDDISNIWENTPWEGNSDEVDVTWSKYANYSLNIGNIGASNALFDRWGYYYKGIRSATYFLNHIDGNAEILALNGQKLIDQYKAEARFLRAYYYFLLMRQYGPVVLMGETEIPVDIESAEMQFPRSSYDECVNYVVSELEKAAAVLPNVPSSNGQPSNNEFGRATVGMALAVKARLLLYAASPEFNGNTDFANFKNKDGKVLINQTYDAQKWKRAADAAKAVIDLGLYNLYKDASNDPIKSYQGIFSQQWNSEQIFSRKTNQLADYDTHSMPRQAGGWNGLGVTQEQVDAYFMNDGKTISESALYSEIGFTTVNNVKVYNMYLNREPRFYASVTYNNSIFQGGNMSAAAPISFFFLGGSGKNGHATDFTKTGYLVRKNVNPTTNNGSGGNGTRATRTLCLFRLAEVYLNYVEALNEFSPGNADILIYLNKIRERAGVPQYGSVNLPAPSDQATMRSRIWQERRIELAFESHRWFDVRRWKIAAQVMGDMHGMDVNKNDDTFYKRVVASTHLFRSPASYFFPIRQYEMDRAKLVVQNPGW